One Saccharothrix australiensis genomic window carries:
- a CDS encoding HNH endonuclease, producing the protein MPYFLTSDTFDSDPVWTVLAEGRRALIDALQASHQRLMSRASHHTSNGYLDESTARSLVSSKRVLTLLTKPILGQPAKLHRRGDDCDCLGDEWIDGYTYRLHAFLRRNPSRKEYERNRAQTADLRDSRLKALVFERDGGCCRYCRSGKLSAKAGRARDRRKFLQYDHVDPDAPAGRDGENFVICCARCNEYKGHRTPDEAGMSLLPVPTDAERAEWAARDPALFDRDDWAHLVDQQPITDEPPTEHDHVDDSDVDRDPDHDHGQPPPGDQPTSGHARPDQDEQHHHHPTADAAKGPGWVGHALTHSPQAIPRETQPARDSSAPDIYHRRSRAAPPPNPQRSQPPGREFPP; encoded by the coding sequence ATGCCGTACTTCCTCACCAGCGACACCTTCGACAGCGATCCGGTGTGGACTGTCCTCGCCGAGGGCAGGCGAGCGCTGATCGACGCCTTGCAGGCGTCACACCAGCGGCTGATGTCCCGCGCCAGCCACCACACCAGCAACGGCTACCTGGACGAGTCGACCGCGCGGTCGCTGGTCAGCAGCAAAAGGGTCCTAACCCTGCTGACCAAGCCCATCCTGGGCCAACCCGCCAAGCTGCACCGACGCGGCGACGACTGCGACTGCCTCGGCGACGAGTGGATCGACGGCTACACCTACCGCCTGCACGCCTTCCTCCGACGCAACCCCAGCCGCAAGGAGTACGAGCGCAACCGCGCCCAGACCGCAGACCTCCGGGACAGCCGGCTCAAGGCGCTCGTGTTCGAGCGCGACGGCGGATGCTGCCGCTACTGCCGATCCGGGAAGCTGTCCGCCAAGGCAGGCCGCGCCCGTGACCGGCGAAAGTTCCTCCAGTACGACCACGTCGACCCCGACGCCCCGGCCGGGCGCGACGGAGAGAACTTCGTCATCTGCTGTGCGCGCTGCAACGAGTACAAGGGGCACCGCACACCGGACGAGGCAGGGATGAGCCTGCTGCCCGTGCCCACCGACGCCGAACGCGCCGAGTGGGCCGCCCGCGATCCCGCCCTGTTCGACCGCGACGACTGGGCGCACCTGGTCGATCAGCAACCGATCACCGACGAACCACCGACCGAACACGACCACGTCGATGATTCCGACGTTGATCGCGATCCTGATCACGACCACGGTCAACCACCACCCGGTGATCAACCGACCAGCGGACACGCACGCCCTGATCAGGACGAACAGCATCACCATCACCCGACGGCTGATGCCGCGAAGGGTCCGGGATGGGTCGGGCACGCGCTTACACACAGCCCCCAAGCCATCCCCCGCGAGACACAACCGGCCCGCGACAGCTCCGCACCGGACATCTACCACCGCCGATCCCGCGCAGCCCCACCACCGAACCCCCAGCGCAGCCAGCCACCCGGAAGGGAGTTCCCGCCGTGA